The Primulina eburnea isolate SZY01 chromosome 8, ASM2296580v1, whole genome shotgun sequence genome contains a region encoding:
- the LOC140839345 gene encoding uncharacterized protein: MEIEMDCIYKNPNAPIEARVKDLLSRMTIPEKIGQMTQIERSVATPSAIKNQFIGSVLSGGGSKPFDNAASADWADMIDGFQNAALESRLGIPIIYGTDAVHGNNNVYGATIFPHNIGIGATRDADLLRKIGEVTALEVRASGAHYAFSPCVAVSRDPRWGRCYESYSEKTEVVRMMTSIVTGLQGQPPEGHPKGYPFLAGRKNVLACAKHFVGDGGTKNGTNEGNTIVSYDELEKIHMEPYFDCISQGVCTVMASYSSWNGNKLHSNHYLLTEVLKEKLGFKGFLISDWEALDRLYIPNGSNYHQSIMSTINAGIDMVMVPFRYELFLEEFLSLVESGDIPMARVDDAVERILRVKFVAGMFEYPLTDRSLLDVVGCKAHRELAREAVRKSLVLLKNGKDPKKPLLPLNKNIKRILVSGTHADNLGYQCGGWTITWEGTTGRITEGTTILDAIKQVVEDETEVIYELNPSSETFSGHDFSLAIVAVGEGPYVESGGDDPELKIPFNGAELVSLVADKVPTLVILIAGRPLILEPWLLQKIDGLVVAWLPGSEGQGIADVVFGDYGFHGRLPMTWFRSVDQLPIHAGENSSDPLFPYGFGLNY; the protein is encoded by the exons ATGGAGATCGAAATGGATTGCATCTACAAGAACCCAAATGCCCCCATTGAAGCCAGAGTCAAGGACCTCCTCTCCAGGATGACTATTCCAGAAAAAATCGGCCAGATGACGCAGATCGAACGCAGCGTCGCCACCCCATCCGCCATCAAAAATCAGTTCATAG GGAGTGTGCTGAGCGGGGGTGGAAGTAAGCCATTCGACAATGCGGCATCAGCTGACTGGGCCGACATGATTGATGGTTTCCAGAATGCGGCCTTGGAATCAAGGCTCGGCATTCCTATTATCTATGGGACGGATGCTGTACATGGGAACAACAATGTCTATGGAGCCACCATTTTCCCTCATAACATTGGTATTGGAGCCACAAG AGATGCTGATCTGTTAAGGAAGATTGGGGAGGTCACAGCTCTTGAAGTTAGGGCAAGTGGGGCCCACTATGCCTTTTCTCCATGTGTTGCT GTTAGCAGAGATCCCAGATGGGGAAGATGCTATGAAAGTTATAGcgaaaaaactgaagttgttagaATGATGACCTCTATCGTCACAGGGTTGCAGGGACAGCCGCCTGAAGGGCACCCCAAAGGCTACCCTTTTCTGGCTGGAAG AAAAAATGTTCTTGCTTGTGCGAAGCATTTTGTCGGGGATGGAGGAACTAAGAATGGTACGAATGAGGGTAATACAATAGTATCATATGATGAATTGGAGAAAATCCACATGGAACCATACTTCGATTGTATTTCTCAAGGGGTTTGCACTGTAATGGCATCATATTCTAGTTGGAACGGAAATAAATTGCATTCCAATCATTATCTTCTCACAGAAGTTCTAAAAGAAAAGCTGGGGTTCAAG GGTTTTTTGATTTCAGACTGGGAAGCATTAGACCGTCTTTATATTCCTAATGGCTCAAATTATCATCAAAGCATTATGTCCACTATAAATGCTGGAATTGATATG GTCATGGTTCCTTTTAGATATGAACTATTTTTGGAAGAATTTTTGTCTCTTGTTGAATCAGGGGATATACCTATGGCTCGGGTTGATGATGCTGTTGAGAGAATCCTGAGAGTCAAATTTGTTGCCGGAATGTTTGAGTATCCCTTGACCGATAGATCTTTACTAGATGTGGTTGGTTGTAAG GCACATAGAGAACTGGCACGTGAAGCTGTTCGCAAGTCCTTGGTTTTGTTAAAGAATGGAAAGGATCCAAAGAAACCTTTGCTCCCTCTAAACAAGAATATTAAGCGAATTCTTGTTAGCGGTACACATGCTGATAATCTTGGGTATCAGTGTGGTGGGTGGACTATTACCTGGGAGGGAACAACTGGGAGAATCACAGAAG GCACGACCATCTTGgatgcaataaaacaagtaGTGGAAGATGAAACAGAAGTGATATATGAACTGAATCCTTCTTCAGAAACATTTTCTGGTCACGATTTCTCTCTTGCTATTGTAGCAGTTGGTGAGGGTCCATATGTTGAATCTGGTGGTGATGATCCCGAGCTTAAAATTCCGTTCAACGGAGCTGAATTGGTGAGCTTAGTCGCTGATAAAGTTCCGACATTGGTTATTTTGATTGCCGGAAGACCTTTAATTTTAGAGCCATGGCTATTGCAAAAAATAGACGGTCTAGTGGTTGCGTGGCTGCCAGGAAGTGAAGGCCAAGGAATCGCAGATGTTGTTTTCGGAGATTATGGATTCCATGGACGACTTCCCATGACGTGGTTTAGGAGCGTTGATCAGCTTCCGATTCATGCGGGGGAGAATTCATCCGACCCTTTGTTCCCTTATGGCTTTGGGTTGAATTATTAA